GTTGAATTTATTTAGGCTTTATTAATTTTAGGCCTATATTTAGAATAATTCAAAATAATAAATTTCGATCTGTAGCATATTTATCAGAATGAATACTAGACAAAGTAACTCAACCTGGAAAAAAGTAAGAAAATTTTTTAACGATGTGCACCTATGGTTGGGAATCGCCTCAGGACTCATCTTATTCGTTGTTTGCCTTACCGGTACCATTTATACTTTTAGCTCAGAAATACAGGAAATGCTCAATGCAGAAGTGTATGAGGTAAAAAATGAAGCCGGGCTTCCTAGAAAGACTGAAGAAGAGATTATTACCGCAGTAGAAGCCGAATTGGGAGCCAAAGTATCTTCCATTGAAATACCTGCCGATGCAGAAAGATCGCTTGGCTTAAATGTGAAAAAAGAAGGAAAGAGAAGAGGAACAACTTATTTGGTAGACCCTTACACAGCCGAAATTAAGGGTACAACCAAAGGAGCAGGCTCTGAGTTTTTTATGGTAATGTTTAGATTACATAGATGGTTACTGTTAGATATGAATGTGGGCAGGCCGATAGTTGGTTGGGCAACTGTAATATTTGTAATAATCTTATTAACTGGTATGGTAATCTGGTTTCCACAAAAAGTAAAGTATTGGAGACAAGGTTTAAAAATAAAAAGCAATGCTGGCTGGAAGAGAATTAACCACGATTTACACAATGCTTTAGGTTTCTATGCTTTCATCTTGATGTTAGTGATGGCATTAACTGGTTTACAGTGGTCGTTCGAATGGTACAGAACAGGTTTATATGATATTTTAGGAGTTGATAGATCTAGAGGTCGTGGGCCAAAAGAAGAAAAAGCAGTGAACTTACCAGAGCAAGAAGTGAAATTATCGCTGGCAGATTACATTAAAAAAGCAGATGAATCTTTACCTTATGAAGGTGATTACAGATTGAATTTACCTCAAGAAAACCAAGCAAGTGTTTCGGTTTCTAAATACAAAACAGGCTTTTTTGCACCAAACGGTGGTGATGAACTAAAGCTTAATAAATACACTGCTGAAGTAGAAAGTTTAGAGAAATTTTCTGATAAGCCACTAAACGAAAAAATTGCTAGGTCTATTAAGGCTTTGCATGTGGGGAATGTCTATGGCACTTTTTCTAAGATTCTTTATTTTATTGCTTGTTTAATTGCTACCAGTTTGCCTGTTACAGGAACCATTATCTGGATTAATAAGCTGAAGAAAAAATCTAAAAGAAAGAAATCTAAAACACTTTCTTATAGTAATTAAAATAGTGAAAAGACATAAAAAAGGCGGATGATTTTATAATCATCCGCCTTTTTTATTTGGTTAAATCTTATATTAATAATAAGATAATGATGATTACAAGTAGCGCACCAACACTAATGTAGATACCTCCACCTGCACGTCTTTTTACTTCTTTTACTTCTCTTTTAACTTCGCGTAATTCTTTATTGATAGCTCTCCTTTCTTCAACAGAGTTAGCATTCTTTTTAGCTTCCGCAAGACTGTCTACTTTAATTTTAAGGCCATCAATTATTGCTTCGTATTCTGCAGCAGTTTTTTCCACATCATTTTTTGGAAGATCAACACTTGCGAAAGACGCTGAAAGGCAAAATAAAGTAATAATAGCTGTTGTAAATACTTTTTTGATATACATGATTAAATAATTATTTGAATTAATAGCTGATTACGAATTGATAACTTCCGAAAATTGCAAATGGTTTTGAATTTTTTTAAAGAAAATGAAACTTTTTTTCTTTTTTGTGAAAATTCAAACAAAAAACAATCTGTCTATTTCACCTAAATACAGAGCCAGTTGCCTATCTTTTCAGCTATATTTCGAGCTAATTATCAATCAATTCTTTCTATTTCAAATCCTACTTTTTTCACTGCTTCAACTACCTCTTTTTCTGATGCACTGCTGCTATCTACACTCAATACTTTATCAGGATTGTCTAAGTCAACTTCCCAATGATTAATGCCATCAACCTTATTTAGTGAAGGAGTAACACTTTTTAAACATCCGCCACAGTTTATTGTGGTTTTAAACTTCATGTTTTCCATAAATTTATTTTTAATTCTTGACTGATTACTTATACAAATTTAAGTTTTCGCTGAGCTAAACTGTTATACTTTTTTGACTCAGCATTACATTATTTTGATTACAATTTTATGCTTTTTAGCCTCAAACTATTCAACACAACAGATACCGAACTGAATGCCATAGCTGCTCCGGCAATCATTGGGTCGAGTAAAAATCCGTTGATAGGGTAGAGCACACCTGCTGCGATTGGTATACCAATGATGTTATAAATAAATGCCCAAAATAGGTTTTGATGAATCCCCTGAACTGTTTTTGTAGACAGGTTTAAAGCCTTAGGAATATATTCCAGATCAGAAGTGATCAGTGTCATTTTGGCTACATCCATAGCAATGTCTGAGCCTTGTCCCATTGCGATACTTACATCTGCCTGTGCCAATGCATGGGAGTCGTTAATACCATCACCTACCATGGCAACAGTTTTGCCTTTTTGCTGTAATTCTTTAACAAAATCAGCTTTGTCTGACGGAAGAACTTCGGCTCTAAAGTCTGTTAAACCAAGTTGATTAGCTACTGCTTTTGCAGTCTGTAAATTATCTCCAGTGAGCATGTATACTTCAACACCACGCTTTTGTAGCTTTTCTATAGCAGATTTAGAAGTGGCTTTTATCTTATCTGTAATGGCGATAGTGGCCAATATTTGTTTATTGTCTGAGAAGAAAATAACTGTTTTAGCTTCGTCTTGCCATTGCTTTACTTGTTTGCTTACATCTGAAGTAATTGCTATTTGATGTTCTTGCATTAACCTACTATTACCTATGAGATATTTTTTGCCCAACTCATCTTGAGCAATTACACCTTTACCGGTAACACTTTCGAAATGAGAAAGACTTGCTTGATTTACATTTTCTTCTTTCAACTTCTCAACTACTGCTGCTGCCAATGGATGTTCAGACTGTGCTTCGATTGCTAATAAGATGGGGGCTAGATTACTTACAAGTTGTTTATTTACCCAATTTAGGTTAGTAACAGTTGGCTTGCCTTCGGTAATGGTTCCGGTTTTGTCTAACACAATAGCATTTACTTTATGTGCCAGTTCTAAACTCTCAGCATCTTTAATTAAGATATTGTTTTCGGCTCCTTTACCCACGCCCACCATAATGGCAGTAGGAGTTGCCAAACCCAAAGCACATGGACAAGCGATTACCAACACTGCTACCGAAGTTAAAAGTGCATGTGTAAATGCATTCTCGCCACCAACAGAAATCCACACGATAAAAGTAACTATCGAAATCGCGATAATAACCGGCACAAATATGCTGGCAATTTTATCTGTGAGTTTTTGTACTGGAGCTTTGCTACCTTGTGCTTGCTGCACCATTTTTATAATTTGAGAAAGCAATGTTTCTCCACTTACTTTTTCGGCATTAAACTGAAAGCTCCCTTTTTGATTAATAGTACCTGCGAATACTTTGTCTCCTTTAGTTTTTGCAACTGGTATGGGTTCTCCGGTTATCATGCTTTCATCTACATAAGAATTGCCGTTTACCAAAGCGCCATCAACTGGAATTTTTTCGCCGGGTTTTACAATGATTGTGTGCCCTTTTTGCACAGCTCCAACCGGAATTTCCATCTCATTTCCACCCATTAAAACCTTTACCGTTTTAGGCTGTAAACCCATCAATTTTTTTATGGCAGATGATGTGTTCGACTTTGCTCTTTCTTCGAGCAATTTACCCAAAGAAATAAAAGTGATAATTACGGTAGCAGCTTCGTAATAAACATGTGGTTCTATGCCGTGTGCTCTCCAAAAGTTAGGAACTAGCGTATTGAACAAGCTAAACAAAAAGGCGATACCAGTACTTAAAGCTACCAGGGTATCCATGTTTGCTTGGCCATGTCTGGTTTGTTTCCAGGCATTCACATAAAAATTTCTACCAAAATAAAACAGTACAGGAATACTGAGCGCCAGTGAAATCCATTTACCCGGAGCCCAATCCATAAAGAACATCCCGATTATAAAAATGGGAGCTGTAAATACAGCAGACCAAATTGTTCTGTTCTTTATTTCTTGATAATGTTTTTGGCGTAATGCTTCTTGCGCTTCGGCGGGATCTTCTGTATCGATAATTAGATCGTAACCAACACTTCTCAATGCATTTTGCAAATCGCTTTCACTTACGGCTTCATCGTATTCTACTAATACTGAGTTTGAGGCAAAATTTACACTGGCTTTTGCTACACCTTCTGTTTGTGATAAAATAGACTCAACACTGGCAGCACATGAGGCACAGCTCATTCCCTCAACAGGGAAGGATTCTTTTTTTATCTTTTTATTTTCTGAAACTAAGGTTTCCATAATACAAATTCTTTTATCATCTGCTACAAATTTCAGATGATTAGCCTTAGAATCTGTTATAGAATTTTGACCTTGAGTTTCAAGATTTTGATGGGGGAGAGATAATACTTTAATTATTACAGAAGTTTCATGTTTTAAAACTTATATAATATGGAATGGCTATAATTTGAACTTATAATCTTTGTCGTAACTTTCAATCAACCTTTTTATAATATGTTTTGTCATTTCCTAAAAAGCCGACTTCGGGTTCAAAGGTGAGTGGATATAGTTTTCTCCCTTTTAGGAGAAAGGTTTTCGTCATCCATTCTGTTACCGCCAAATCTATGTTTTCATCACTTTCTGAGGCGAAAATTTCAATATCGTTTTTATCTGTTTTCGGCCTGAAAATGGAATCAGTCAATGTTAATAGTAGTTCTGGGCTTTTTAATTCAATTTGGAAAATATCTTTAAGTTGTATCTTCTCGACTTTGGTTTTAGGAATTACAATCATTCCATTCTCATTTGTACTCAAATATTCTCCATCGTTGATCGAAATATACCAATGAAATCGGGCAATATTTATCTCTCCTTTCGGAGCTGCTCTTTGAAGAAATATTTGAATTCTAGTAGAGTCAGGAATCGAATAATCTTTCTCAACAATTTTTGATTCCGATTCAAACAAAACTTTACCTGGAGTCAGTTTTAAAGTGTCTTCAATTACTTTGTAAGTACCTGTTAAAGTTCCACTACCTAAAATGTCTTGGTGATACTCATATTCAAATGTTCCATTTGTATTAAATTTATAAATGAAGCAATTAGGGCCATATTTACAAATATTGTGTTTGAACTTGCCATCAATTTGAGCAATGGAACACAATGATGTTAAAAGAGTCAATAATAGGAATGTTGTTATTTTCAACTTGCTTTTAAGTCCTAACCTAATAATACAGCCCATTTTGTTTAATAAGATTAATTGCTTTTTCTTCGTGTTGCATTAATGCAAGAAACTGCGCTTTGTCTAAGTTACTTTTCACACATGTATAGCTTATCTCATAGTCACTTAGAATTTCATTAAAGATCAACTTCACTCTATCTCCGTGATAATCTGAGGTAATTATAATTAATTTAGTGTTTTTAGGCTCATTTAAGATCGCTTTAATTTTTACAGCATTGTCAACTGTGTGTTTAGACAAAGCAAATTCTAAAAAATCTTCTTCGAGCAATCCTCTTTTTATTAAGTACTCCTTCCCATAAAATGCATGGGGTTTATCTGATGTATTAAATTGAGGTCCCCAACCTCCAGTTAATAAGACTAATTGCCCCTTGGTAAATACCTTTTTGCAATAATCTAATCTGCTTTTAGATATATCACTCAATTCGCCGTCAGGAGAGTTTGGAGAGCCCAATACAACTAATACTTCTTTTTTCATATTGATTTCGTTTCACTGTCTAACTTACTTAAACAACAGTTTTCAAACCTGTTATAGGCTCGGTAATAGATTGTTGTGATCGCTTTAGAAAGTCAAAATTAGTGGACAATGGTCAGAAACCTCAGGCTCGAAAATTACCTTAAAATCTAAAACATCAATATGTTCATTCACTAACATATAATCTGCATATCTACTTTCTTTTTTGTAATGCGAATTTCGAGTTCCTTTAGTTGTTCGCGTGGTTACCAACTCAGTTAGACCAACATCTGCTAAAATTTTTAATGTCTCGCTTTGTGGTTCCACATTAAAGTCGCCACAAACTATAAGCGCATCTTTGTTTTCGGTTAATCCATTTGCAAGTGAGAGTAATTTATGTGCTTGCGTAGCTCTTTCTGGCGTATCCAATTTACCTTTTAAATCTCTTAAACCGTGCATTTGAGTTACAACAACTGGCCTATTTTCTTTATAATCGAATACTTTAACAGCATGTGCACTTCGGGAGCGTGGGTGATCTCCATAGTCATTTGGTGAATACGATTTATGGACAAAGCCTTGTATCTGCTCGATAATTGGATAAGATTTTCTTACAAATGTTGCTAAACCCCATTGCGAAGGAATTTTAATAGCATCATCCCAGAGTACTCCTTGAGCAGCTGGGCAAAAAATACCAATATGATTGGGTAATGCAGTTTGTATATCTCGAAAAAAGTTGGCTCGTTGAGGTAAAATGTGGTTGCCGTCTTTATATGTTAGCCAGTCTTTTTCCGATTCTGGTGTGTGTACCACTTCTTGTAAACAAAGAATATCAGGATCTTCTTCAGTTAAATATGGGAGCAGTTTATCATAAAGTTTTCCACCCCATCCGTTAAGACACATTATTTTCATACAACTAGATTTTCTTTTAAATGTACACTAAGTTTTGGGTAAATGGAGAAAGATGTTTTGTTCAGGAAATGATTAACTAAACTTACTGATAACAGCCTTAGCTGATTGCTTTTATTTTTTCAATCCTCTTTTCTAAATCTACAATGTATCCAGATTCAGGGTCATTAATTTCTCCTAATTCCTCAATTTGCTTTGGCGGGCTTCATCAGCAATTGTCTTAAGGCTAATAGCCATAGATTTAAGAATATCAGTCCAGAACTGTTTAATGTGTTGATGAGAATGACAAGAATCATCAACACCAACTTCTTTCATTTTGAATCGAGTAGGGTCTATGATTAAAAGGTTTTCTTGGTCAATTCTTAAGTCTATTATCTACTCAATTTCTATTCATTCTAATGGTTCCCATTTTCCTTTCTCAAAAAATACATTGTGAAATTCTGGAGAATTAAACACCAAATAAAAATCCCAAGTACTTCTGTATGTTGTTGGGTTACTTGTCAAAATGTGGTGTGTTGGCTGTTCCATTTCAATTATTAGTCGCGCGGAGTTGTATGGTGTTGTAGTTTTAATTGTTCCACGATAGGTTTTCAATATTCTTTCATTATCAGTTTCATAAAAGTAAATTGAATCTTTGTTTGTTATTTCAAAACGAAAATGATTGTATATCCAATCAGCTTGTTTGCCTCTGAAATGGTCTCTTTTAATTACATATTCACCATAATAGTCGTCCTTTTCCAATTCGATGTCTGAAGTTAGCCAAGCCATAAAACTTGAAAATAAAGTAAATACAAAAATTCCAAGCAAAATATATCCAATCATTTTCCCTATCCATGGTTGTCTCATTATAAGCCAAGCTAACAATAAAACTCCTATTAGAGGAGCAATAAAGAAAAGGAAGAAAA
The window above is part of the Chondrinema litorale genome. Proteins encoded here:
- a CDS encoding PepSY-associated TM helix domain-containing protein codes for the protein MNTRQSNSTWKKVRKFFNDVHLWLGIASGLILFVVCLTGTIYTFSSEIQEMLNAEVYEVKNEAGLPRKTEEEIITAVEAELGAKVSSIEIPADAERSLGLNVKKEGKRRGTTYLVDPYTAEIKGTTKGAGSEFFMVMFRLHRWLLLDMNVGRPIVGWATVIFVIILLTGMVIWFPQKVKYWRQGLKIKSNAGWKRINHDLHNALGFYAFILMLVMALTGLQWSFEWYRTGLYDILGVDRSRGRGPKEEKAVNLPEQEVKLSLADYIKKADESLPYEGDYRLNLPQENQASVSVSKYKTGFFAPNGGDELKLNKYTAEVESLEKFSDKPLNEKIARSIKALHVGNVYGTFSKILYFIACLIATSLPVTGTIIWINKLKKKSKRKKSKTLSYSN
- a CDS encoding heavy-metal-associated domain-containing protein, which produces MENMKFKTTINCGGCLKSVTPSLNKVDGINHWEVDLDNPDKVLSVDSSSASEKEVVEAVKKVGFEIERID
- a CDS encoding heavy metal translocating P-type ATPase translates to METLVSENKKIKKESFPVEGMSCASCAASVESILSQTEGVAKASVNFASNSVLVEYDEAVSESDLQNALRSVGYDLIIDTEDPAEAQEALRQKHYQEIKNRTIWSAVFTAPIFIIGMFFMDWAPGKWISLALSIPVLFYFGRNFYVNAWKQTRHGQANMDTLVALSTGIAFLFSLFNTLVPNFWRAHGIEPHVYYEAATVIITFISLGKLLEERAKSNTSSAIKKLMGLQPKTVKVLMGGNEMEIPVGAVQKGHTIIVKPGEKIPVDGALVNGNSYVDESMITGEPIPVAKTKGDKVFAGTINQKGSFQFNAEKVSGETLLSQIIKMVQQAQGSKAPVQKLTDKIASIFVPVIIAISIVTFIVWISVGGENAFTHALLTSVAVLVIACPCALGLATPTAIMVGVGKGAENNILIKDAESLELAHKVNAIVLDKTGTITEGKPTVTNLNWVNKQLVSNLAPILLAIEAQSEHPLAAAVVEKLKEENVNQASLSHFESVTGKGVIAQDELGKKYLIGNSRLMQEHQIAITSDVSKQVKQWQDEAKTVIFFSDNKQILATIAITDKIKATSKSAIEKLQKRGVEVYMLTGDNLQTAKAVANQLGLTDFRAEVLPSDKADFVKELQQKGKTVAMVGDGINDSHALAQADVSIAMGQGSDIAMDVAKMTLITSDLEYIPKALNLSTKTVQGIHQNLFWAFIYNIIGIPIAAGVLYPINGFLLDPMIAGAAMAFSSVSVVLNSLRLKSIKL
- a CDS encoding YdcF family protein, which gives rise to MKKEVLVVLGSPNSPDGELSDISKSRLDYCKKVFTKGQLVLLTGGWGPQFNTSDKPHAFYGKEYLIKRGLLEEDFLEFALSKHTVDNAVKIKAILNEPKNTKLIIITSDYHGDRVKLIFNEILSDYEISYTCVKSNLDKAQFLALMQHEEKAINLIKQNGLYY
- a CDS encoding endonuclease/exonuclease/phosphatase family protein translates to MKIMCLNGWGGKLYDKLLPYLTEEDPDILCLQEVVHTPESEKDWLTYKDGNHILPQRANFFRDIQTALPNHIGIFCPAAQGVLWDDAIKIPSQWGLATFVRKSYPIIEQIQGFVHKSYSPNDYGDHPRSRSAHAVKVFDYKENRPVVVTQMHGLRDLKGKLDTPERATQAHKLLSLANGLTENKDALIVCGDFNVEPQSETLKILADVGLTELVTTRTTKGTRNSHYKKESRYADYMLVNEHIDVLDFKVIFEPEVSDHCPLILTF